From the genome of Deferribacteraceae bacterium V6Fe1:
TCCCGGATGGTTTGAAAGAAAAGATTTTTGAACCTTTTTTTAGTACTAAAGGTGATGGTGAAGGTACTGGCCTGGGTCTTGCTATTGTAAGGCAAATTATGAATAAACATGGTGCAGGGGTAGAAGTTTTTTCCGATGATAACTGCACTGAGTTTTTGATGAAATTTGATAAGGTACAAAAATAGAGATGGAAAAGATAAAAGATATTTCTACTTATTTGACAATAAACACAAAAATACTTGTCAATGTATTATCCGGAAATTACAGAGGAATATACGATTCAAGGATTGAGGATATTCACAACGACAAGATGAAAATAACTATCCCCTCTCAAAAAGGGATACCATTCCCATTAAGCCCAGGGTCTAAATTAGAAGTTAGCTTTATTACCCCAATGGGAAGATTCTCATTTAACAGCGAAGTTATCGGGAGAATAAGGGAAAATATTCCTCTTTTGGAAATAGTATACCCTGAATTTTTAAGACGTCAGGAATTGAGAAGATTTTTTAGAGTGGAAGCAAGGTTAAAAATAAAATTTAGGACTATTGATTATATTGAAAAAGATGGTGCCCCTGAAATGATAAAAAAAGAGTACGACGGTATCATAAAAGATATTTCAGGAGGCGGCATAAGACTTACCAGCGACATCAAACTTGAGCAAGGTCAGGCAATTGAACTTGATATGTCAGAAGCATTAGGCACTAAGTTTGATATAATTGCAAGAGTTGTCCACATATACAATAATGATGACAAATCGGAAGTGGGGGTTGAGTTTATCACAATCAAGGAAACAGACAGAGATAAAATTATCAAGTATGTTTTTCAAAGGCAGATTGAGTTAAAAAGAATGTCAAAATAAAGAGGTGCTTTATGTCAATTTACAAAGAAAGGGATGGAAAAATAGAGCTAATTTTTCCTATTAACGATTTGGACACACTTACAGGAGAAGAGATAGCACGATATTTGACAGAAATAGTCAATGAAATTGACGGCGTAATTATAAATTTTTCAAGAGTAAACTACCTAAACAGCAGTGGACTCAGGGAACTTATACAAATATTAAAATATCTTAAAGATCACAATATAAAGCTTGCACTCACCAGGCTGAGTGACAACATCGCAAAAATATTTAATAATACGAATCTTCATAAACTTTTTGAAATATTTGACACCGATGACGAAGCTAAAAGAAGTCTTCTCCAGTAACACTTTAATTGAAGCAGTATTAAAATATATCGAAAACCAATACGGGCTTAAAATAAATGAACTGAATACTGACAAAGTTTTCGATTTAATTTACAAAAACCACATATCTGACTTAGGGTTTGACGAAGAGGTCTTAGAGGTTGTAGACAGGCAAATAAGCGATTTTTTATTTAACAATGAGTCTTACTTCTTCAGATACCCTGCTCAATTGGAATTAATTTTAAACCACTGTAAAAACAATCTTGCTCCGACAATAGTTTCTTTCGGTTCTTCAAACGGTCAGGAGGCATATTCAATTTCAATGTACTTAAAAGAAAGCGGTTTAAACCCAACAATAGTTGGCGTCGACATTGATGAACAAGCGGTCGAAAATGCCAAAACCGGAATCTATTCCCCTTACTCTTTGCAAAAACTTCCTGAAAAATTTGCCAAATATTTCAGCACCTTAGATAACAAAAAATTTATACTTGCCGATAAAATTAAAAATAATGTTCACTTTTACAAATTAAATATTCTGAAAGATGATATTGGCAAAATACTCCCGGACCAAAAAGCAGATATTGTTCTTATGAATAATATCCTTATTTATATGAATAAAAAAACAATAGACTACATAATAGAAAAAATTGCCAACATACTAAAGCCGGGTGGAATTCTTCTGACGACCGAAGAAGAATATTCCATTAAAACATTTCAAAACTTTTTAAAAAGCGATAAAACAAACAATTGTAAATTTTACACCAAACCAAACTTGGAAGAGATAGCGCCGATGGAGTACCGTGAGCTGTTTGAAATTAAGATTGATAAAGAGAATACGGAATTTGATTATGAATCATTAAAAATAAAACAAGAAGAAACAACCATAGAAGATGCTAAACAATACTTTAACAAAGATAACTTTTTGAATGCCATAGCTATCAGCTACAACATATTGAAAAATGATCCATTAAATGATGAAGCACTTATTATTATTTCAGAAAGCTTTTACAAATTGGGATTCAACACCGAAGCTAAAAAGTGGCTTAAGACTTACCTCATCATCAACTCGAATAAAGAGGAAAAAATTGAGCAATATCTTAACCTTTGTTTGAAAACCAAAGATTTTTTTGAATATATAAGAATATTAAAGAAAAAAATAGCCCTCCTAAATAAAAAAGATGATATAATTAGACTAAGAGAAATT
Proteins encoded in this window:
- a CDS encoding STAS domain-containing protein, encoding MSIYKERDGKIELIFPINDLDTLTGEEIARYLTEIVNEIDGVIINFSRVNYLNSSGLRELIQILKYLKDHNIKLALTRLSDNIAKIFNNTNLHKLFEIFDTDDEAKRSLLQ
- a CDS encoding methyltransferase domain-containing protein; this encodes MTKLKEVFSSNTLIEAVLKYIENQYGLKINELNTDKVFDLIYKNHISDLGFDEEVLEVVDRQISDFLFNNESYFFRYPAQLELILNHCKNNLAPTIVSFGSSNGQEAYSISMYLKESGLNPTIVGVDIDEQAVENAKTGIYSPYSLQKLPEKFAKYFSTLDNKKFILADKIKNNVHFYKLNILKDDIGKILPDQKADIVLMNNILIYMNKKTIDYIIEKIANILKPGGILLTTEEEYSIKTFQNFLKSDKTNNCKFYTKPNLEEIAPMEYRELFEIKIDKENTEFDYESLKIKQEETTIEDAKQYFNKDNFLNAIAISYNILKNDPLNDEALIIISESFYKLGFNTEAKKWLKTYLIINSNKEEKIEQYLNLCLKTKDFFEYIRILKKKIALLNKKDDIIRLREILNKVGLNAEELYYNM
- a CDS encoding flagellar brake domain-containing protein, which encodes MEKIKDISTYLTINTKILVNVLSGNYRGIYDSRIEDIHNDKMKITIPSQKGIPFPLSPGSKLEVSFITPMGRFSFNSEVIGRIRENIPLLEIVYPEFLRRQELRRFFRVEARLKIKFRTIDYIEKDGAPEMIKKEYDGIIKDISGGGIRLTSDIKLEQGQAIELDMSEALGTKFDIIARVVHIYNNDDKSEVGVEFITIKETDRDKIIKYVFQRQIELKRMSK